A region from the Variovorax paradoxus genome encodes:
- a CDS encoding crotonase/enoyl-CoA hydratase family protein: protein MTNPDLQLDIRGDVAIVRLTRGAKRNALSDSLILALRNTFEALPATVRAAVLDGEGPHFCAGLDLSELKERDAGQGMQHSRLWHGALDLIQHGPVPVIAALHGAVVGGGLELASACHIRVADRSTFYALPEGSRGIFVGGGGSVRIPKLIGVARMTDMMMTGRVYNAEDGERANFAQYLVDEGTAFDKAFELAKRVATNAPLTNYALMHALPRIAEQSADHGFFTEALMSGIVQAAPEAKERVRDFLEGRGAKVSKG, encoded by the coding sequence ATGACCAATCCCGACCTCCAACTCGACATCCGCGGCGACGTCGCCATCGTCCGCCTGACGCGCGGCGCCAAGCGCAATGCGCTCTCGGACAGCCTGATCCTCGCGTTGCGCAACACCTTCGAGGCCCTGCCGGCCACCGTGCGCGCCGCGGTGCTCGATGGCGAAGGCCCGCATTTCTGCGCCGGCCTCGACCTGAGCGAGCTGAAGGAGCGCGACGCGGGCCAGGGCATGCAGCACTCGCGCCTGTGGCACGGCGCGCTCGACCTGATCCAGCACGGCCCGGTGCCGGTGATCGCCGCGCTGCACGGCGCGGTGGTGGGCGGCGGCCTGGAGCTGGCGAGCGCCTGCCACATCCGCGTGGCCGACCGCAGCACCTTCTATGCGCTGCCCGAAGGCTCGCGCGGCATCTTCGTGGGCGGCGGCGGCTCGGTGCGCATTCCCAAGCTGATCGGCGTGGCCCGCATGACCGACATGATGATGACCGGCCGCGTCTACAACGCCGAGGACGGCGAGCGCGCCAACTTCGCGCAGTACCTGGTCGATGAAGGCACGGCCTTCGACAAGGCTTTCGAGCTTGCCAAGCGCGTGGCCACCAATGCGCCGCTGACCAACTACGCGCTGATGCACGCGCTGCCGCGCATCGCCGAGCAGTCGGCCGACCATGGCTTCTTCACCGAGGCGCTGATGTCCGGCATCGTGCAGGCCGCGCCCGAAGCCAAGGAGCGCGTGCGCGATTTCCTCGAAGGCCGCGGCGCCAAGGTGAGCAAGGGATGA
- a CDS encoding amidohydrolase family protein has protein sequence MDHQNLIAIDIHTHAEVSCWNPFDNYGEEYDRAADKYFGSSGRPTIAESVAYYRERKIGLVMFMVDAESNMGRRRIPNEEIAEAAQKNSDMMIAFASIDPHKGKMGAREARRLIEEHGVKGFKFHPTVQAFHPYDKMAWPLYEVIAEHKLPAIFHTGHSGIGSGMRCGGGLRLEYSNPMHLDDVAIDFPDMQIVMAHPSFPWQDEALSVATHKPNVWIDLSGWSPKYFPKQLVQYANTLLKDRILFGSDYPLITPDRWMKDFETAGFKPEVMPGILKGNAVRLLKLEG, from the coding sequence ATGGACCACCAGAACCTGATCGCGATCGACATCCACACCCACGCCGAAGTGAGCTGCTGGAACCCGTTCGACAACTATGGCGAGGAATACGACCGCGCCGCCGACAAGTACTTCGGCTCCAGCGGCCGGCCCACCATTGCCGAGAGCGTGGCGTATTACCGCGAACGCAAGATCGGCCTTGTCATGTTCATGGTCGACGCCGAATCGAACATGGGCCGCCGCCGCATTCCGAACGAAGAAATCGCCGAGGCCGCGCAGAAGAACAGCGACATGATGATCGCCTTCGCGAGCATCGATCCGCACAAGGGCAAGATGGGCGCCCGAGAGGCGCGCCGGCTCATCGAGGAGCACGGCGTGAAGGGCTTCAAGTTCCACCCGACGGTGCAGGCCTTCCACCCCTACGACAAGATGGCCTGGCCGCTGTACGAGGTGATCGCCGAGCACAAGCTGCCGGCCATCTTTCACACCGGCCACAGCGGCATCGGCTCGGGCATGCGCTGCGGCGGCGGCCTCAGGCTGGAATACAGCAATCCGATGCACCTGGACGACGTGGCCATCGACTTTCCCGACATGCAGATCGTGATGGCGCACCCCAGCTTCCCGTGGCAGGACGAGGCATTGAGCGTGGCCACCCACAAACCCAACGTCTGGATCGACCTGTCGGGCTGGAGTCCCAAGTATTTTCCGAAGCAGCTGGTGCAGTACGCCAACACGCTGCTGAAGGACCGCATCCTGTTCGGCAGCGACTACCCGCTGATCACGCCCGACCGCTGGATGAAGGACTTCGAGACCGCGGGCTTCAAGCCCGAGGTGATGCCGGGC
- a CDS encoding MarR family winged helix-turn-helix transcriptional regulator, which translates to MPRPSKKISAKAEPAAAPTGKPDRLDARVLEALVGYNARRAWLIVSGVFAERMAPYGLKQIDFSVLSLLAHNPGATSRQLCNTLDILPPNLVSLVATLDSRGLIERKPHPHDGRAVGLHLTEAGEHLVREAEQTVTQLEADASARLTARERETLIRLLQKIYL; encoded by the coding sequence ATGCCTCGTCCGTCCAAGAAAATTTCCGCAAAAGCAGAGCCGGCCGCCGCGCCGACCGGCAAGCCGGACCGGCTCGACGCCCGCGTGCTGGAGGCCCTGGTCGGCTACAACGCGCGCCGCGCCTGGCTGATCGTGAGCGGCGTGTTCGCCGAGCGCATGGCGCCGTACGGCCTCAAGCAGATCGACTTCTCGGTGCTCTCGCTGCTGGCGCACAACCCGGGCGCCACCTCGCGCCAGCTCTGCAACACGCTCGACATCCTGCCGCCCAACCTGGTGAGCCTGGTCGCCACGCTGGACAGCCGCGGGCTCATCGAACGCAAGCCGCATCCGCACGACGGCCGCGCGGTGGGGCTGCACCTTACCGAAGCCGGCGAACATCTTGTCCGCGAGGCCGAGCAGACCGTGACGCAGCTCGAGGCCGACGCCAGCGCCCGGCTCACTGCGCGCGAGCGCGAAACACTGATCCGGCTGCTGCAGAAGATCTATCTGTAG
- a CDS encoding TetR/AcrR family transcriptional regulator: protein MSPRIVPPAPVSPAARSTYRHGDLRRALLDAGIELARDGGPEAVALREVTRRAGVVPNAAYRHFASRRELLLAVRAEALSAAAIAMEKELAVLPREQPPVDFARARVRAIGTAYLRFAQAEPGLFRTAFVVSSEDAQGEVGPARAGASGMDPFQLLSAAIDRLVEAGALDPARRPNAEYLAWSAVHGLALLIIEGPLKGMDAQSSHALGQRLIDMVERGL, encoded by the coding sequence TTGAGCCCCCGCATCGTCCCGCCAGCCCCCGTTTCGCCCGCGGCCCGCAGCACCTACCGCCACGGCGACCTGCGCCGCGCGCTGCTCGATGCCGGCATCGAGCTGGCGCGCGACGGCGGCCCCGAGGCGGTGGCGCTGCGCGAGGTGACGCGGCGCGCGGGCGTGGTGCCCAACGCGGCCTACCGGCATTTCGCGAGCCGGCGGGAGCTGCTGCTGGCGGTGCGCGCGGAGGCGCTGTCGGCCGCCGCCATTGCCATGGAAAAGGAACTGGCGGTGCTGCCCCGCGAGCAGCCGCCGGTCGACTTTGCGCGGGCGCGGGTGCGGGCCATCGGTACTGCCTATCTGCGCTTTGCCCAGGCCGAGCCGGGCCTGTTCCGCACGGCATTCGTGGTGTCTTCCGAAGACGCCCAGGGCGAGGTGGGGCCGGCGCGCGCGGGCGCGAGCGGCATGGACCCGTTCCAGCTGCTGAGCGCCGCGATCGACCGGCTGGTGGAGGCGGGTGCGCTCGACCCTGCGCGCCGCCCGAACGCCGAATACCTGGCCTGGTCGGCGGTGCACGGGCTCGCGCTCTTGATCATCGAAGGACCGCTCAAGGGCATGGACGCGCAATCCAGCCATGCGCTGGGGCAGCGCTTGATCGATATGGTGGAGCGGGGGCTCTAG
- a CDS encoding feruloyl-CoA synthase produces MTTVRYRPLAFGVTRAVLREGAPGAQYLKAETRLAPYRDRMTDRLAHWAEQAPERTFIARRERLADGSTGDWQRVSYAQALQKARSIGQALLDRGLNAERPVAILSENGIEHALLALGCLYAGVPYCPVSPPYSIVSQDFEKLRHVLDTLTPGLVFAADAARYGRAIAAAVPAETEVVLAEGRLEGRAATSFDALAATPATPAIDAAMRATGPDTITKFLFTSGSTKMPKAVINTHRMWCANQQQLRQSIPALGEEPPVLVDWLPWNHTFGGNHNVGIVLDNGGTLYIDDGKPTPGGMAETLRNLREIAPTIYFNVPTGFEAIAHAMETDAVLRRNLLSRVKMFFYSGAALSQPVWDSLHRTQESEVGERIVMGTGLGMTESGPFALYVTGPEVKSGDVGLPAAGIELKLIEVDGKTEVRYRGPNITPGYWRAPEATAEAFDEEGFFSTGDAVKWIDEQNIHRGLRFDGRIAEDFKLATGTFVSVGPLRAKIIAAGAPYVQDAVLTGINLKEVGALVFPTQKVRQLAGLPEGASMQQVLESAPVQAHFQQVANELAAMGTGSANRIARLYLMAEPPSIDKGEVTDKGSINQRAVLKHRAGIVEALHADTLPFTLKPR; encoded by the coding sequence ATGACCACCGTTCGATACCGTCCGCTGGCCTTCGGCGTCACCCGCGCCGTGCTGCGCGAAGGCGCACCGGGCGCGCAATACCTGAAGGCCGAAACGCGGCTCGCGCCGTATCGCGACCGCATGACCGACCGCCTCGCGCACTGGGCCGAACAGGCGCCCGAGCGCACCTTCATCGCCCGCCGCGAACGGCTGGCCGACGGCAGCACCGGCGACTGGCAGCGCGTGAGCTACGCCCAGGCGCTGCAGAAGGCGCGCAGCATCGGCCAGGCCCTGCTCGACCGCGGGCTGAACGCGGAGCGCCCGGTCGCGATCCTGAGCGAAAACGGTATCGAACACGCGCTGCTGGCGCTGGGCTGCCTCTATGCCGGCGTGCCCTATTGCCCGGTGTCGCCGCCCTATTCGATCGTGAGCCAGGACTTCGAGAAGCTGCGCCATGTGCTGGACACGCTCACGCCGGGCCTGGTGTTCGCGGCCGATGCCGCACGCTATGGCCGCGCCATCGCAGCCGCAGTGCCTGCCGAAACCGAAGTCGTGCTTGCCGAGGGCAGGCTCGAAGGCCGCGCGGCCACCTCGTTCGATGCGCTGGCTGCCACGCCGGCCACGCCCGCCATCGACGCCGCGATGCGCGCCACCGGCCCCGACACCATCACCAAGTTCCTCTTCACCTCGGGCTCCACCAAGATGCCCAAGGCGGTGATCAACACGCACCGCATGTGGTGCGCCAACCAGCAGCAGCTGCGCCAGTCGATTCCCGCACTGGGCGAGGAGCCGCCGGTGCTGGTCGACTGGCTGCCGTGGAACCACACCTTCGGCGGCAACCACAACGTGGGCATCGTGCTGGACAACGGCGGCACGCTCTACATCGACGACGGCAAGCCCACGCCCGGCGGCATGGCCGAGACGCTGCGCAACCTGCGCGAGATCGCGCCCACCATCTACTTCAACGTGCCGACCGGCTTCGAGGCCATTGCGCACGCCATGGAAACCGATGCGGTGCTGCGCCGCAACCTGCTGTCGCGCGTGAAGATGTTCTTCTACTCGGGCGCCGCGCTCTCGCAGCCCGTGTGGGACAGCCTGCACCGCACGCAGGAGTCCGAAGTCGGCGAGCGCATCGTCATGGGCACGGGCCTGGGCATGACCGAATCGGGGCCCTTCGCGCTCTACGTCACCGGCCCCGAGGTGAAGTCGGGCGACGTGGGCCTGCCCGCGGCCGGCATCGAGCTCAAGCTGATCGAGGTCGACGGCAAGACCGAGGTGCGCTACCGCGGCCCCAACATCACGCCCGGCTACTGGCGCGCGCCCGAGGCCACCGCCGAGGCCTTCGACGAAGAGGGCTTCTTCTCGACCGGCGACGCGGTGAAGTGGATCGACGAGCAGAACATCCACCGCGGCCTGCGCTTCGACGGCCGCATCGCCGAGGACTTCAAGCTCGCCACCGGCACCTTCGTGAGCGTGGGGCCGCTGCGCGCCAAGATCATCGCGGCCGGTGCGCCCTACGTGCAGGACGCGGTGCTGACCGGCATCAACCTGAAGGAAGTCGGCGCGCTGGTCTTCCCTACGCAGAAGGTGCGGCAGCTGGCCGGCCTGCCCGAAGGCGCATCGATGCAGCAGGTGCTCGAAAGCGCGCCGGTGCAGGCGCACTTCCAGCAAGTGGCCAACGAGCTGGCGGCCATGGGCACCGGCAGCGCCAACCGCATCGCGCGGCTCTACCTGATGGCCGAGCCGCCTTCCATCGACAAGGGCGAGGTGACGGACAAGGGCTCCATCAACCAGCGCGCCGTACTCAAGCACCGCGCCGGGATCGTCGAGGCGCTGCATGCCGACACCCTGCCCTTCACCCTGAAGCCCCGCTGA
- a CDS encoding SDR family NAD(P)-dependent oxidoreductase encodes MKIEGQAALVTGGASGLGEATARELARLGAKVAVLDRNAALAEKVAAEIGEEFGVGCAVACVCDITDTESVNAALDKAAAAHGAARILMNVAGIGSAKRIVGKDGNPAPLEDFVRVVNINLVGGYNMARLFAARCAKLEALDNGEKGVMLFTASVAAFDGQVGQQAYSASKGGLVGMTLPMARDLAQHAIRVCTVAPGLFATPLLMELPEAVQQSLAASIPFPPRLGKPSEFAELACHIVTNGHLNGEVIRLDGALRMAPR; translated from the coding sequence ATGAAGATCGAAGGACAAGCCGCACTCGTGACCGGCGGCGCATCGGGCCTCGGCGAGGCCACGGCGCGCGAACTGGCACGCCTGGGCGCCAAGGTGGCGGTGCTCGACCGCAATGCCGCGCTCGCAGAGAAGGTGGCTGCCGAGATCGGCGAAGAATTTGGCGTCGGCTGCGCCGTGGCTTGCGTCTGCGACATCACCGACACAGAGAGCGTCAATGCCGCGCTCGACAAGGCCGCCGCCGCGCATGGCGCCGCGCGCATCCTCATGAACGTGGCCGGCATCGGCAGCGCCAAGCGCATCGTCGGCAAGGACGGCAACCCGGCGCCGCTCGAAGACTTCGTGCGCGTGGTCAACATCAACCTGGTCGGCGGCTACAACATGGCGCGCCTGTTCGCGGCGCGCTGCGCGAAGCTCGAGGCGCTCGACAACGGCGAAAAAGGCGTGATGCTCTTCACCGCATCCGTCGCCGCCTTCGACGGCCAGGTCGGCCAGCAGGCCTACAGCGCCTCCAAGGGCGGCCTCGTCGGCATGACGCTGCCGATGGCGCGCGACCTTGCGCAGCATGCGATCCGCGTCTGCACCGTGGCGCCGGGCCTGTTTGCCACGCCGCTCCTGATGGAGCTGCCCGAAGCCGTGCAGCAGTCGCTGGCCGCATCGATCCCGTTCCCGCCGCGCCTGGGCAAGCCTTCGGAATTTGCCGAGCTGGCTTGCCACATCGTGACCAACGGGCACCTGAACGGCGAAGTGATCCGCCTCGACGGCGCCCTGCGCATGGCGCCGCGCTGA
- a CDS encoding acyl-CoA dehydrogenase family protein, with the protein MDYRPRPEDSRFILNAVLGAPSKLHALAPFAEVDEALQQQVLDEAARFVAEAVAPSNRDGDEIGCRFANGEVATPPGFREAYQAFVDGGWPGLSAAAEDGGQGLPAVLEAILYEWLSAANHGFTMAPGLLHGAYASLKHHGSDELKTRYLQKIATGEWLATMCLTEAHAGSDLGQVRTRAVPQADGSLRVSGGKIFISGGEHDLTPNIVHLVLCRMPDAPAGPKGLSLVVVPKVLPDGTRNAVHCERIEEKMGLHGSPTCTMRFDEATGWLVGEPGRGLAAMFVMMNSARLHVALQGIGLLDAAWQKADAYAAERRQMRAPGAVPASRGGEAADLIAEHPAIRRILDTQRAWIDGARTLAYRSALMLDVAAHDADPKARERAQRWCSLVTPVLKAACTHQAFHGASECLQVFGGHGYVREWGIEQIVRDARVTMIYEGTNEIQAIDLLVRKVLPDGGAAMSGVLIELRDALDASREADADAQRRLAQLRYLGTTIAMAAHANPVLPYEVADDYLRAVMLAMMAWAWARIDAASAASSGAERAARAGPAAAFRRWVLPEFDMRLGIVKRACEGLAMSHAAAEPPASAN; encoded by the coding sequence ATGGATTACCGGCCCCGCCCCGAAGACAGCCGCTTCATTCTGAACGCGGTGCTCGGCGCACCTTCGAAGCTGCATGCCTTGGCGCCCTTCGCCGAGGTCGACGAAGCGCTGCAGCAGCAGGTGCTCGATGAAGCGGCGCGCTTCGTGGCCGAGGCGGTGGCGCCGTCGAACCGCGACGGCGACGAGATCGGCTGCCGCTTCGCCAACGGCGAGGTCGCCACGCCACCCGGGTTTCGCGAGGCCTACCAGGCCTTCGTCGATGGCGGCTGGCCCGGCCTGTCGGCCGCGGCGGAGGATGGCGGCCAAGGGCTGCCGGCCGTGCTCGAAGCCATCCTCTACGAATGGCTGAGCGCGGCGAACCACGGCTTCACGATGGCGCCCGGCCTGCTGCACGGCGCCTATGCCTCCCTCAAGCACCACGGCAGCGACGAACTGAAGACCCGCTACCTGCAGAAGATCGCCACCGGCGAATGGCTCGCCACCATGTGCCTGACCGAAGCCCATGCGGGCAGCGACCTGGGCCAGGTGCGCACGCGCGCCGTGCCGCAGGCCGACGGCAGCCTGCGCGTGAGCGGCGGCAAGATCTTCATCTCGGGCGGCGAGCACGACCTGACGCCCAACATCGTGCACCTGGTGCTGTGCCGCATGCCCGATGCGCCCGCCGGCCCCAAGGGCTTGTCGCTGGTGGTCGTGCCCAAAGTGCTGCCCGACGGCACGCGCAACGCGGTGCACTGCGAGCGCATCGAAGAGAAGATGGGCCTGCACGGCAGCCCCACCTGCACGATGCGTTTCGACGAAGCCACGGGCTGGCTGGTCGGCGAGCCGGGCCGCGGCCTGGCCGCGATGTTCGTGATGATGAATTCGGCGCGCCTGCATGTGGCGCTGCAGGGCATCGGCCTGCTCGACGCCGCCTGGCAGAAGGCCGATGCCTATGCGGCCGAGCGCCGCCAGATGCGCGCGCCCGGCGCCGTGCCGGCAAGCCGGGGCGGCGAAGCAGCCGACCTGATCGCCGAGCATCCCGCCATCCGCCGCATTCTCGACACGCAGCGCGCCTGGATCGACGGCGCGCGCACCCTCGCCTACCGCAGCGCGCTGATGCTCGACGTGGCCGCGCACGACGCCGATCCCAAGGCGCGCGAGCGCGCGCAGCGCTGGTGCTCGCTGGTCACGCCCGTGCTCAAGGCCGCCTGCACGCACCAGGCCTTCCATGGCGCGAGCGAATGCCTGCAGGTGTTCGGCGGTCACGGCTACGTGCGCGAATGGGGCATCGAGCAGATCGTGCGCGACGCGCGCGTGACCATGATCTACGAGGGCACCAACGAGATCCAGGCCATCGACCTGCTGGTGCGCAAGGTGCTGCCCGACGGTGGCGCCGCCATGTCGGGCGTGCTGATCGAACTGCGCGACGCGCTCGATGCCTCGCGCGAGGCCGATGCCGACGCGCAGCGCCGGCTCGCGCAGCTGCGTTACCTGGGCACCACCATCGCGATGGCCGCGCATGCCAACCCCGTGCTGCCGTACGAAGTGGCCGACGACTACCTGCGCGCAGTGATGCTCGCGATGATGGCCTGGGCCTGGGCGCGCATCGACGCGGCGTCAGCGGCTTCCTCGGGCGCGGAGCGCGCCGCCAGGGCCGGCCCGGCCGCGGCGTTCCGGCGCTGGGTGCTGCCCGAGTTCGACATGCGGCTGGGCATCGTCAAGCGCGCCTGCGAAGGCCTCGCGATGTCGCACGCCGCCGCGGAACCGCCGGCATCGGCAAACTAG
- a CDS encoding Bug family tripartite tricarboxylate transporter substrate binding protein, with protein MTNRRQFVQALGGAAALGALHPLAALAQAVQQAKIYYGFPAGSAGDSVARRVAEKLGDTPYSKINAVVENKPGAGGRIALDTLKGSPADGSVLCLAQASALSTYPHIYTKLSYGLADFAPVSIGAVMTHGLAVGPMVPASVKTLKDYIAWAKANAGQASYGSPGAGSTPHFLGALLGLNTGTDLRHVPYRGSLPAINDVVGGQIASSMTPVGDYLPFAKAGKLRVLATSGAQRAAYLPDVPTFTEQGFPEIVADEWFGFFAPAKTPAAVIATASTAIQAALKDKAVADGLLSVGLVAHGSSPEDMKKSLQSEYERWGPLVKKIGFTAES; from the coding sequence ATGACCAACAGACGCCAATTCGTGCAGGCACTCGGCGGCGCAGCCGCGCTCGGCGCCCTGCATCCGCTTGCCGCACTCGCCCAGGCCGTGCAGCAGGCCAAGATCTACTACGGCTTTCCGGCCGGCAGCGCGGGCGACAGCGTGGCGCGCCGGGTGGCCGAGAAGCTGGGCGACACGCCCTATTCGAAGATCAACGCGGTGGTCGAGAACAAGCCCGGCGCGGGCGGGCGCATTGCGCTCGACACGCTCAAGGGCTCGCCGGCCGACGGCTCGGTGCTGTGCCTCGCGCAGGCCTCGGCGCTGTCGACCTACCCGCACATCTACACCAAGCTGAGCTACGGCCTCGCGGACTTCGCACCGGTTTCCATCGGCGCCGTGATGACGCACGGCTTGGCCGTCGGGCCGATGGTGCCGGCCAGCGTGAAGACGCTGAAGGACTACATTGCCTGGGCCAAGGCCAACGCCGGGCAGGCCAGCTACGGCTCGCCGGGCGCTGGCTCCACGCCGCACTTCCTGGGCGCGCTGCTGGGCCTGAACACCGGCACCGACCTGCGCCATGTGCCCTACCGCGGCTCCCTGCCGGCCATCAACGACGTGGTGGGCGGGCAGATCGCCTCGAGCATGACGCCCGTGGGCGACTACCTGCCCTTCGCCAAGGCCGGCAAGCTGCGCGTGCTCGCCACCTCGGGCGCGCAGCGTGCCGCCTACCTGCCCGACGTGCCCACCTTCACCGAGCAGGGCTTCCCGGAAATCGTGGCCGACGAATGGTTCGGCTTCTTCGCCCCGGCCAAGACGCCCGCCGCCGTCATTGCCACGGCGAGCACCGCGATCCAGGCCGCGCTCAAGGACAAGGCCGTGGCCGATGGCCTGCTGTCGGTCGGCCTGGTCGCCCACGGCTCCTCGCCCGAGGACATGAAGAAATCGCTCCAGTCCGAATACGAGCGCTGGGGTCCGCTGGTCAAGAAGATCGGCTTCACCGCCGAGTCCTGA